The following proteins come from a genomic window of Nitrospira sp.:
- a CDS encoding Phosphotransferase involved in threonylcarbamoyladenosine t(6)A37 formation in tRNA encodes MRALTPLAGDASNRRYYRAAVGGGPPHSVIVMQLAEPEGFKQSEEAVSGAIHQISELPFINIMSHLAKTNIPVPTLHYYDQSAGLLYLEDFGDVTLAEAVSQADAPSLESRYKQAVNVLVQMQVNATTPADPGCVAFHRSFDVPLLMWEFDHFLEYGIVARSGTPLSDEDATAIRGEFEEIAELLAGQPRVFTHRDYHSRNLMVDGLRLGVIDFQDALMGPATYDLASLLRDAYIRLDEALVDDLVGYYLDQLAERRFVWTNRAAFRRLFDLTSIQRNLKAAGRFVYIDRVKGNPKFLADIPRVLSYVKRNLKKYPELDTLRKHLSPHVPELQ; translated from the coding sequence GTGAGGGCTCTGACGCCATTGGCAGGAGATGCCTCCAATCGGCGCTACTATCGAGCCGCCGTTGGGGGCGGACCACCGCACTCAGTGATCGTGATGCAGCTGGCTGAGCCGGAAGGATTCAAACAGTCTGAAGAGGCGGTGAGCGGGGCTATCCATCAGATCTCCGAACTGCCGTTCATCAACATCATGTCGCATTTGGCCAAAACAAATATACCGGTGCCTACACTCCACTACTATGATCAATCCGCAGGATTGCTCTACCTAGAAGATTTCGGAGATGTGACGTTGGCGGAGGCGGTCAGCCAAGCGGATGCGCCGAGCTTGGAGTCTCGGTACAAACAGGCCGTCAATGTCTTGGTCCAGATGCAGGTCAATGCCACGACACCGGCGGATCCCGGGTGCGTCGCGTTTCACCGTAGCTTTGACGTGCCGCTGTTGATGTGGGAGTTCGATCATTTTCTGGAGTATGGAATCGTGGCACGCAGCGGCACACCGTTGTCGGATGAGGACGCTACGGCAATAAGGGGAGAGTTCGAAGAGATTGCGGAACTACTAGCCGGGCAGCCGCGCGTCTTCACGCATCGTGATTATCACTCCCGCAATTTGATGGTCGACGGGTTGCGGCTCGGCGTGATCGACTTTCAGGATGCCTTAATGGGACCGGCCACCTACGATCTTGCCTCGCTGCTTCGGGACGCCTACATTCGGCTCGACGAAGCCCTCGTCGATGATTTGGTTGGGTACTACCTCGATCAGCTGGCCGAACGACGTTTCGTATGGACCAATCGCGCCGCGTTCCGACGACTGTTTGATTTGACGAGTATTCAACGCAATCTGAAGGCGGCCGGCCGGTTTGTCTACATTGATCGAGTGAAAGGTAACCCAAAATTCTTAGCCGATATCCCGCGCGTCTTGAGCTACGTCAAACGCAACCTTAAAAAATATCCGGAATTGGATACGCTTCGGAAGCACCTCAGCCCGCATGTGCCGGAACTGCAATAA
- a CDS encoding nucleotidyltransferase family protein has product MRAMILAAGLGTRLRPLTNTIPKPLLPVGGAPLIVWSLLLLKRHGFRQVVINLHHLGPMIEQALGTGSKFGIRIVYSHEPVILGTGGGIKQAEPYFSGEPVLILNGDTLVELDLEALCDFHRLRNAAATLVLREDPDAARWGLVEVGDGGQILRITGKGLVGSVSAASRMFAGIHILHPRLLREVPKGTPSSIIDPYVRAIERGEPVHGYDLKGYWSDIGTTERYAQAERDVRAGLIRLEDRQLLEPRVLLQ; this is encoded by the coding sequence ATGAGAGCCATGATTCTGGCGGCTGGTCTCGGCACCCGCTTGAGACCGCTGACGAATACCATTCCCAAACCCTTGCTGCCGGTCGGCGGAGCGCCGCTCATCGTCTGGAGCTTGTTGCTGTTGAAGCGGCATGGGTTCCGTCAAGTCGTCATCAACCTGCATCATCTGGGCCCCATGATTGAACAGGCGTTGGGCACGGGGTCGAAATTCGGAATTCGGATCGTTTACTCTCATGAGCCGGTCATCCTGGGGACCGGCGGTGGGATTAAACAGGCCGAGCCGTATTTTTCGGGAGAGCCGGTTCTGATTCTCAACGGAGATACATTGGTGGAATTGGATCTTGAGGCGCTCTGCGATTTTCACCGCTTGCGCAATGCGGCGGCAACCTTAGTGCTCCGGGAAGACCCGGACGCTGCCCGTTGGGGCTTAGTTGAAGTGGGAGACGGGGGACAGATTCTGCGGATTACCGGAAAAGGGCTCGTGGGTTCCGTTTCAGCGGCTTCGCGCATGTTCGCCGGGATTCACATCTTGCATCCTCGGCTGCTCAGGGAGGTGCCGAAAGGAACGCCGTCCTCAATCATCGATCCCTATGTCAGGGCCATCGAACGGGGAGAACCGGTGCATGGGTATGACCTGAAAGGATATTGGTCCGACATCGGCACGACCGAGCGCTATGCGCAGGCAG